The Parvibaculaceae bacterium PLY_AMNH_Bact1 genome window below encodes:
- a CDS encoding PAS domain-containing sensor histidine kinase (Derived by automated computational analysis using gene prediction method: Protein Homology.): protein MATLDYMTTWSGWVRKSELGRRLRLGTVLPISLVVVAVFLGTFTYMTLTGLTPFAPSKGIVTTLLLANFFVALVLAGLIGWRVIRLVMERHSGIAGAKLHARLVTMFSLIAVLPAITVAVFAVVTLDRGLDTWFSERTRAIIDNALQVAEAYLDEHHQVLRLDVLAMANDLNRAAPYLTSNYQRGQQLLATQAALRSLPAAYLVDREGKTVLRATAAVAPSMGIPGLDQFDKADEGLVVLYTANDGDQIRALVKLPAFDNTYLYVARFVDARVLDHLALTQAAVTEYETLEGGLSSVQVTFALIYVTLALVVLLAAIWLGLWAANRIVSPIGSLVTAAECVSGGDLTTRVDIGNNDDEIETLGRAFNRMTSQIENQQNELVTANYELDDRRRFTEAVLAGVSAGVIGLDADMRVNHANRAAQDFLGLDEASLDGLLLSEAAPELSSVVLAAMTQVRGSARDQVVLLRSGRERTLNVRVTGEKSSGDLQGYVLTFDDITELVAAQRNAAWSDVARRIAHEIKNPLTPIQLSAERLRRKYAGEVANDPEVFQQCTDTIIRQVGDIGRMVDEFSSFARMPEAVMKDADLGEIVRQAVFLQRVAHPEIEYVLSLQEAPISFQGDARLISQALTNILKNAAEAVDGKEEESADGSNRIETRVTSDGRTIEILVTDTGRGLPNTGRMRLTEPYMTTRTKGTGLGLAIVKKIMEDHGGTLDLLDAPKDEGWANGARVVLRFPCVTHQLDDVSDEENNESVAMDRMSLVETGRGG, encoded by the coding sequence ATATGACCTTGACGGGGCTCACGCCGTTCGCGCCGAGCAAGGGTATTGTCACCACTCTCTTGTTGGCAAATTTCTTTGTTGCCCTGGTTCTTGCTGGCCTCATTGGTTGGCGGGTCATCAGATTGGTAATGGAGCGGCATAGCGGCATCGCCGGTGCGAAGCTTCACGCCCGGCTGGTGACCATGTTCTCGCTGATTGCGGTTCTCCCAGCGATCACTGTGGCTGTTTTTGCGGTGGTTACCTTAGACCGCGGGCTTGATACCTGGTTTAGCGAACGAACCCGGGCCATCATTGATAATGCTTTGCAGGTCGCAGAAGCCTATCTCGATGAGCACCATCAGGTTCTGCGGTTGGATGTGCTGGCAATGGCGAACGACCTTAATCGCGCTGCCCCTTATCTCACGTCAAACTATCAACGTGGACAGCAACTTCTGGCAACGCAGGCCGCTCTGCGGTCTCTCCCTGCCGCCTACTTGGTTGATAGAGAAGGCAAAACGGTGCTCCGCGCGACCGCAGCGGTGGCTCCATCTATGGGAATCCCTGGTCTCGACCAGTTTGATAAGGCGGATGAAGGCTTGGTCGTGCTCTACACGGCGAACGACGGAGACCAAATTCGAGCGCTGGTAAAACTGCCTGCATTTGACAATACCTATCTCTACGTTGCCCGTTTTGTTGATGCGCGCGTCCTCGATCACCTCGCCCTCACACAAGCAGCGGTGACTGAATACGAAACGCTTGAAGGCGGGCTGAGTTCGGTTCAAGTCACCTTCGCGCTGATATACGTGACCTTGGCGCTCGTTGTTTTATTGGCGGCCATTTGGCTGGGGCTCTGGGCGGCAAACCGAATCGTCTCCCCCATTGGGAGCCTTGTGACTGCTGCTGAATGCGTCAGTGGTGGTGATCTCACGACCCGTGTCGATATTGGGAATAATGACGATGAGATCGAAACGCTGGGGCGCGCATTCAATCGCATGACGAGCCAAATTGAAAACCAGCAAAACGAATTGGTGACAGCAAACTATGAGCTTGATGATCGCCGCCGTTTTACGGAAGCGGTGCTCGCGGGCGTGAGTGCAGGTGTGATCGGCCTCGACGCTGATATGCGCGTCAACCACGCCAACCGTGCTGCCCAGGACTTTTTGGGCCTTGATGAGGCGTCATTGGATGGTCTTCTTTTATCGGAGGCTGCACCTGAGCTCTCCTCTGTTGTCCTTGCTGCAATGACCCAGGTCCGAGGCTCCGCGAGAGACCAGGTGGTCTTGCTTCGTTCTGGAAGGGAGCGAACGCTCAATGTTCGGGTCACCGGCGAAAAATCTAGTGGTGATCTTCAGGGATATGTTCTGACATTTGATGACATTACCGAACTCGTTGCTGCGCAGCGTAATGCGGCTTGGTCTGATGTTGCCAGGCGTATTGCTCATGAAATTAAGAACCCGCTAACTCCGATCCAGCTTTCGGCCGAACGTTTGCGACGCAAATATGCAGGTGAAGTCGCAAATGATCCTGAAGTATTTCAACAATGTACGGATACAATTATACGCCAGGTCGGTGATATTGGACGAATGGTAGACGAGTTTTCGTCTTTCGCGCGGATGCCTGAAGCCGTCATGAAAGACGCCGACCTTGGCGAGATTGTCCGCCAGGCAGTCTTTCTTCAGCGTGTGGCCCATCCGGAAATCGAGTATGTGCTCTCCTTGCAAGAAGCGCCTATCAGCTTTCAAGGGGATGCGCGGCTTATCAGCCAGGCGCTGACCAATATTCTGAAGAACGCGGCAGAGGCCGTCGACGGTAAAGAGGAAGAATCGGCAGACGGTTCAAACAGGATCGAAACCCGTGTGACTTCCGATGGCCGCACTATTGAGATATTGGTAACGGACACCGGCCGTGGTCTCCCGAACACCGGCCGGATGCGTTTGACCGAGCCCTACATGACAACGCGGACAAAAGGCACTGGGCTAGGCTTGGCGATCGTTAAAAAAATCATGGAAGACCATGGCGGGACGCTTGATCTTTTGGATGCACCTAAGGATGAGGGATGGGCGAATGGTGCCAGGGTGGTACTCCGTTTCCCGTGTGTCACTCATCAATTGGACGATGTGAGCGACGAAGAGAATAACGAGTCTGTGGCAATGGACCGAATGAGTTTAGTAGAAACAGGTAGAGGCGGCTGA
- a CDS encoding sigma-54 dependent transcriptional regulator (Derived by automated computational analysis using gene prediction method: Protein Homology.) gives MASEILIVDDEADIRELISGILSDEGYETRVAADSDGVLQALEQRMPSLVVLDIWLQGSRLDGLEVLDVISERYPDLPVVIISGHGNIETAVSAIKKGAYDFVEKPFKADRLILIIRRAIEAHRLRKENAELRVKVGQETTLIGASPNINIVRQTVDKVAPTGSRVLICGPSGCGKEVVARLLHASSRRANSPFVAINAATMAPDRMEIELFGTEEGTDGPRKVGVFEQAHGGTLFLDEVADMPLETQSKILRVLVEQTFVRVGGNSKVKVDVRVVSSSSKDLREEISAGRFREDLFHRLNVVPINVPSLEQRRDDIPLLVDHFVAQISRSSGLPPRRVSEDAMAALQSYSWPGNVRQLRNNIERLMILTSSESNAVITADKLPTDESTAPSNGMNGSGGEHIMSMPLREARETFERDYLIAQIGRFGGNISRTAAFIGMERSALHRKLKSLGVNTSDRTSLQV, from the coding sequence ATGGCTTCCGAAATACTAATAGTTGACGATGAAGCGGATATTCGCGAACTGATCTCTGGCATCCTGTCTGATGAAGGCTATGAGACGCGAGTAGCTGCAGACAGTGATGGTGTGCTGCAGGCCTTGGAACAGCGCATGCCAAGTCTTGTGGTGCTCGACATTTGGCTCCAGGGAAGCCGTCTGGATGGGCTGGAAGTGCTTGATGTCATCTCTGAGCGATATCCAGACCTGCCTGTCGTGATCATCAGTGGTCACGGGAATATTGAGACCGCTGTGTCGGCAATAAAGAAGGGCGCATATGACTTTGTTGAAAAGCCCTTCAAGGCTGATCGGTTGATCCTGATTATCCGGCGAGCAATAGAGGCCCACCGTCTTCGCAAGGAGAATGCAGAACTGCGCGTGAAAGTGGGCCAGGAAACGACTCTGATTGGTGCCTCTCCAAACATCAATATCGTGCGGCAAACCGTTGATAAGGTAGCACCGACAGGAAGTCGGGTGCTGATCTGCGGGCCCTCTGGGTGTGGCAAGGAGGTTGTTGCGCGTTTACTCCATGCGTCATCCAGGCGCGCGAACAGCCCTTTCGTTGCGATTAATGCGGCGACAATGGCGCCGGACCGGATGGAGATTGAGCTCTTTGGCACAGAAGAGGGCACCGACGGACCACGTAAGGTCGGGGTATTCGAGCAGGCACATGGTGGGACACTCTTCCTCGATGAAGTCGCAGACATGCCGCTTGAAACTCAGAGCAAAATTCTGCGCGTCCTTGTAGAGCAGACTTTTGTGCGTGTTGGGGGGAACAGCAAAGTTAAAGTCGATGTACGCGTTGTCTCTTCATCAAGTAAAGACCTTCGTGAAGAAATCTCAGCGGGACGTTTCCGCGAAGATCTTTTTCATCGTTTGAACGTTGTACCCATCAATGTGCCTTCATTGGAGCAGCGCAGAGATGATATTCCATTGCTCGTTGATCATTTTGTTGCGCAGATTTCCAGGTCATCAGGCTTGCCGCCGCGCAGAGTGAGTGAAGATGCAATGGCCGCGTTGCAGTCTTACTCTTGGCCGGGGAATGTTCGGCAGCTGCGGAACAATATTGAGCGTTTGATGATCCTGACATCGTCGGAATCCAATGCCGTGATTACGGCAGACAAATTGCCGACGGATGAAAGCACCGCACCATCCAACGGAATGAACGGGTCAGGTGGCGAGCATATTATGTCGATGCCTTTGCGGGAAGCGCGGGAGACTTTTGAACGAGATTATCTGATTGCGCAGATTGGTCGTTTTGGGGGAAATATCTCTAGGACAGCAGCCTTTATCGGCATGGAACGATCTGCCCTTCACAGAAAACTGAAGTCGCTTGGCGTCAATACCTCCGATCGCACGTCATTGCAGGTCTAG